The Streptomyces noursei ATCC 11455 sequence CGTGATCGGCTTCGCCACGAAACGCAATGCCCTGCTGGTCGTCGCCGCGGCCGGCATCATCACCGGCCTGCTCGGCGGGCTCTCGCCCGCGAAGGTGCTGGCCGCCTTCGGCGAGGGCTTCGCCGGCAGTCGCGCGGTGACCATCTTCGCGATCACCCTCCCGGTCATCGGCCTCCTGGAGCGCTACGGCCTCCAGGAGCAGGCCCGCACCCTGATCGCCCGGTTCGGCCGGCTCACCACCGGGCGGTTCCTCGCGCTCTACCTGGGCCTGCGACAGATCGGCGCGGCCGTGGGACTGACCAACGTCTTCGGGCACGCCCAGACGGTCCGCCCGCTGGCGGTCCCGATGGCGGAGGGCGCCGCCGAGCGCCGCTACGGCCGGCTCCCCGCCCGCACCCGGGAGAAGATCCGCTCGTTCGCGGCCGGCGCGGACAACGTCGGCCTGTTCTTCGGGGAGGACGTCTTCCTCGCCGTCGGCTCGATCCTGCTGATCACCGGCTTCGTGAACACCACCTACGGGACCCACCTCGAACCGCTGCACCTGGCGCTGTGGGCGATCCCCACCGCGCTGTGCGCCTTCGTCGTCCACGGCTGGCGGCTGCTGCGTCTGGACCGCTTCCTGGAGCGCGAACTGCTCGCCGCCAACGCCCACCCCGCCATCGCAGAAGGGGCCGCCCGATGATCAAGGCAGAGTGGTTCTACTGGCTCGTCGGCCTCAGCTTCCTGGTGATGGCCGCCCAGATGGTCACCGACCGCAGCAACCCCAAGCGCTTCGGGACCGGCGCCTTCTGGGGGCTGATCGGCGCCGGGTTCATCTACAGCAGCTGGGTCGTCACCAAGCAGGCGCCGGCCGAACCGCTGGGCGCCGCGGTGCTCGTCATGGCCGTCCTCGCCGGCTTCGGCTTCACCGGCCGCGGCACCCCGCGCACCACCACCCCCGAGGAGCGCACGGCGAGCGCCGCCCGGCTCGGCAACAAGCTCTTCGTCCCGGCCCTGACCATCCCGGTCGTCGCGATGGCCTGCGCGATCGGCGTCAAGCACCTGTCCATCGGAGGCGAACCGGTCCTCCAGAAGGGCAGCGAGACCATCCTCGGCCTCGGCCTCGGCGCGGTCGTCGCGCTCGTCGTCGGCATGGTGCTGCTGCGCGAGAAGCGACTCTCGGTGCCCGTGCGGTCCGGTCGCACCATGCTGGAGGCGATGGGCTGGGCGATGCTGCTGCCGCAGATGCTGGCCACGCTCGGTGCCATCTTCCAGGTCTCCGGCGTCGGCGGGCAGGTCGGCAAGCTCGCCACCGCCGTGCTGCCGAAGGACTCCCTCTACGTCGCCGTGGTCGTCTACTGCGTGGGCATGTTCGCCTTCACGCTCATCATGGGCAACGCCTTCGCCGCCTTTCCCGTGATGACCGCCGCCGTCGGCTGGCCCGTCCTGATCGGGCACTTCCACGGCAACCCGGCCGCCGTCCTGGCCCTCGGCATGCTCGCCGGCTTCTGCGGGACGCTGGTCACCCCGATGGCCGCCAACTTCAACATCGTCCCGGCGGCGCTACTGGAACTGAAGGACCAGTACGGGCCCATCAAGGCGCAGTTGCCGACCGCCGGCATCCTGCTGGGCTGCAACATCGTGATCATGGCGCTGTTCGCGTTCTGACCCGCTCCGACGGTCGTCCGCGGTCGGTCCGTGACCGCCGGCAGCCGTCCGCGGCCGTCCGCGGCATCCGCGGCCGTCGACGACCGCCGCGCCGTCCCTGGCGGACCACCGTCCGCCGCCCACCGTCCGCCGCCCGCCGCCCGCCGCCCGCCGCCCACCGCCCGCCGTCCGCTCCGCCCGCCTCCGCACCGCCCGAGAGGGACCGCATGACCGCCACCACCCCGCCGAGCCGCACGACTCCCACCCCGCCCACCCGCGTCCTGTTCACCGGCTTCGAGCCGTTCGGCGGCGAAGCCACCAATCCGTCCTGGCGCGCGGTGCGCGCCGCGGTCGCCGCCCCGCTCGACGGGCTGGCGTTGCACGCCGCCGAACTCCCCTGCGTCTACGGCGACTCGCTGACCGCCCTGCGCGCGGCGATCGACGAGGTGGGTCCGGACATCGTGGTATGTGTCGGACAGGCGGGCGGGCGCCCGGACCTCACCGTCGAACGCGTCGCCCTCAACGTGGACGACGCCCGCATCCCCGACAACGCGGGCGCGGAACCGATCGACGCGCCGATCGTGCCGGGCGGTCCCGCCGCCTACTTCGCCACCCTGCCGATCAAGGCGTGCGTGGCCGCGGTGCGCGCCGCGGGCCTGCCGGCCTCGGTCTCCAACACCGCCGGGACCTTCGTCTGCAACCACGTCTTCTACGGGCTCGCCCACCTCATCGCCACCGAACTGCCCCATGTGCGCGGCGGATTCGTGCACATCCCCTACGCGCCCGAGCAGGTCACCGACCGCGCCCAGCCGTCGCTGCCGGTCGACGCGGTCGCCACCGCGCTGCGCGAGATCGCCGTCACCGCCGCCCGTACCCGCACCGACCTGCGGGTCGCCGAGGGGGCCACGCACTGAGCCGCCGGTGCCGCCGGTAAAATGACCGGTCGGCCGGCCCGTGGGCCCCGTCGGGAATCCGGCGGCGGTCCGCCCAGGAGTCGATCCGCGCCGTTTCGTCCGTTGTCGGTGCCAGCGCCTACTCTGTGCGACGTGACTTTCTCCGCCCCGGGGGCCGCTGCGCCCCAGCTCAACGGCCACGGCCGGCCCGCGCCGGGCCCGGCCGCCGACGAAGGACTGGCCCGCCGGCTGCGCGCGCTGGCGTGCACCGCGCCGCTGCACGACCTCGACGCGCGCAAGGCCAACCTCGCGGGCGAGTACGGGGTCTACGCGATGGCGGAGGTGGCGCTCGCCGTCATCGACCTGGTCACCCTGAACATGGACTTCGACACCGGCGCCGACCACGAGGAGATAGTGGCCAAGGTCCTCCCGCGGGTCGCCGCCCAGGCCCCGGACCGCCCCGCCGCGGAGCACGAGCGGGTGGCCCGCTGGGTGCTGGAGAACCTCATCAACGTCGGCAGCGTCGACCGCGGCTTCCGCGCCGTCTACGGCACGTTCGACACCGACGGCGCATACGTCCGCCGCGACTACGACTTCAAGCTCATCGAGGAGGTCCCCGGCGCCGGCGGCACGGTCTACCTCCGCGCCACCGACGAAGCGGTCAACGTCCTCGTCGGCGCCCTCGACACGGACGTCACCAGCGCCCAGATCGCCGCCGAGGTCAAGCTGGAGGTGCTGATCAGCCGGGGCCGGCTGGCCGACGCCCAGCTCGCCGCCGAGCAGGCCCGCTACCGCACCGTCCAGTACGCCGAGACCCTCCGCAAGACCCTGGAGGCCACCCGGCGCAACGTCCGCTCGGTCGACTGGCTGCGCACCGTCCCCGACATGATCAACGAGGCCCTGGACCACATCGCGGACCGCTACCGCCACGAGAACGCCATCCTCACCAACATCCGCAAGGCCCGCGACGAGGCCGAGGCGGTCGACGCGCGCACCGGCGAGCACAAGCGGCGCGCCGCCGAGCTGGTCGACATCGTCAAGGACTGCATCCGCCGGCACACCCAGCTCCAGTCCCGGCTCCTGGAGGCCGGCCCGCTCTTCCGGGCCGAGCAGGACCGCCAGGCGTTCGCCGCCCCCGCCGCCCGCACCGGCCTCGACCTCTACGGCCAGCTCGTCGCCCCCGTCCTCCCGCT is a genomic window containing:
- a CDS encoding DUF969 domain-containing protein; the encoded protein is MIVLLGVLVVVIGFATKRNALLVVAAAGIITGLLGGLSPAKVLAAFGEGFAGSRAVTIFAITLPVIGLLERYGLQEQARTLIARFGRLTTGRFLALYLGLRQIGAAVGLTNVFGHAQTVRPLAVPMAEGAAERRYGRLPARTREKIRSFAAGADNVGLFFGEDVFLAVGSILLITGFVNTTYGTHLEPLHLALWAIPTALCAFVVHGWRLLRLDRFLERELLAANAHPAIAEGAAR
- a CDS encoding DUF979 domain-containing protein → MIKAEWFYWLVGLSFLVMAAQMVTDRSNPKRFGTGAFWGLIGAGFIYSSWVVTKQAPAEPLGAAVLVMAVLAGFGFTGRGTPRTTTPEERTASAARLGNKLFVPALTIPVVAMACAIGVKHLSIGGEPVLQKGSETILGLGLGAVVALVVGMVLLREKRLSVPVRSGRTMLEAMGWAMLLPQMLATLGAIFQVSGVGGQVGKLATAVLPKDSLYVAVVVYCVGMFAFTLIMGNAFAAFPVMTAAVGWPVLIGHFHGNPAAVLALGMLAGFCGTLVTPMAANFNIVPAALLELKDQYGPIKAQLPTAGILLGCNIVIMALFAF
- the pcp gene encoding pyroglutamyl-peptidase I, whose protein sequence is MTATTPPSRTTPTPPTRVLFTGFEPFGGEATNPSWRAVRAAVAAPLDGLALHAAELPCVYGDSLTALRAAIDEVGPDIVVCVGQAGGRPDLTVERVALNVDDARIPDNAGAEPIDAPIVPGGPAAYFATLPIKACVAAVRAAGLPASVSNTAGTFVCNHVFYGLAHLIATELPHVRGGFVHIPYAPEQVTDRAQPSLPVDAVATALREIAVTAARTRTDLRVAEGATH